In the Hermetia illucens chromosome 1, iHerIll2.2.curated.20191125, whole genome shotgun sequence genome, TTCAAGCTTTGATTTGAAAAGTCATAGCCGGCAGAGGCATCCATTTATAAAATTCATTATGATATCAAATCATGTCTATTTTGATTGGGCAAATGTTCCGATTCAAATCGACCGAAGCGATATACGAATGCAAATAAAACGTGTATTGCGAAAATATGATATAAAATGTAACCAAATATGTGCCTTTAATGGAGTTGATTGTTAGAAATCGGATGATTTCCATTCAAACGCAAATACCAAAAACAAAATGAGATGATCATAATTGGGTATAAAATTACAGGGATTTGGGGCTCTATTTATTTTTCCACCTTTGTAATTTTGAACTTTGCCCCAATTTAAAGGATCTGCTGTTGGACAAGTATCCTCACGCCTATGGAATATTCGCAGCGCTCTATTTTGGTAAATTGTATTTTTAATTGGGAAACAGATTTCAATTGCAGTTGTTTGATTTTATGGAAAACAAATTTGATATCTGCAGGCTCGTTTCGATTCAATGCATTTGAGGTATGTTCGACGATTAAATTTATTAATGATATCAAATAGCAAATGCTGCATGGGATAATTATTCGCAATGTCTTTTTGACTTAAGTTGTTGGTACCATATATAGTAGTAGGTCAAATTGGAGGTCTAATGTTTTTGGCATGAAAACTTCAACTCTTTCCTCTTACCTCAGTCGATGCGGCCCCGGTCCTGCAGAGAAAGGCACAAGGGTTCTTAACGCATAGACGGCGTAAATTAAcccaagcaaaacaaatacttaTCTGCACGCTATATATTGataccctcactggaaagactcgcaagagcccttcggaaaaggcgcattgatatctgcgctctacaaaaaAAACCgatagtctggtgccaaaagctgcgacatagaacgcgaacgcgtaagaaatggctataaacttctctattttggtagcccacgaaCTAAATATTGTGTTGACATTGTTATCTTTAAGGGtaccgtgatgccattaaagaagtcgaacgatttgatgaccggctgatgaagcttaccattatatcagctgatcacactattcacttcttcaccgcgtacacaccacagacaggtcgacccgatgccgaaaaagataccttctggcaatCAAGTTAAAAACACAATTCACAAAGCTGTCTTTGtaaccctcggagtcaccaagccaaGTACGCGGctcatcaaccaagatacttggctttggaatgacgattgTTACGAacgcaacaactgtggccccacGTTCGGCGCCAACTTCgttacgatgagagtccagCCTTGCATCTCTTTGGCATCAACAACCAAGGCtggcaaccaaccaaactcccctaacagctttttgaaataataaaaactattttttgttgaggatgctgggagtcccgagtccgcacccacttggtaacgggccggaccacttgggaagcaacttatgaCGAATTTCGCTGTGTGtgtgattatatttaagtggagcgactaccatctgtcgttactttcggtcacgctgctcccagggcagaggtgagacagcatctgatgagtttcctctaccctggacgaaccCGTCAGtcgactttttcgttctttttttcataaaaactagtttttcctattcactagtgttgatttatatcttgcaaaaaccgttatttcgggaaccacttgttcccttcatcagtgctaagaagtggttcccgaaatatcggtttttgaaaaatataaatcaacactggcgaataggaaaaactagtttttattatttcaaataattaagtgCTAAAAATACCgagtaattacactcagagatcccctaacaggtttgccagtcgtgaacacggACTGCGAGAGATAATATATGAGGGGGCAGGGcaagctgctcccagagcagaggtgaggcagcgtgtgacgatttgcctctgccctggtaggaAATCGTAAACCGTCTTTGCataatattttttaagtttgggtgctaagcctttaacgagaggtccgtggaccaaaaaaagaagggGTAACTTGTTCCCCATTCggttcggtccgacatcaaTTATGTAGATGCGCACTTAGAACCCCGCAATccttataaaaatataataaatgggTATTGTTAGAACTAAGGATTAATAACCGGATAATTCTTCAagctaaaaattaataaatgcaTAATCCTTCGAGCTAAGACTAATAAAGGCATATTTCTTAGAGCTAAGAACTAATAATACATAACCATTTTGGCTTCTTAACGATCATTTTTTGATTATATTGTTTTTCTTACTTACCTAATTacttatatttcttttatatatagttTACTAACCTTTGACGCCTTTTTTTGGTggagagtagggtaggtgaatgcatctacgttcagagtgttggactcccgcaacagtacgctatcgggttaccaactaaacaccttcctgttatcagaaaactagcctgaaACAGTTCCACATATTAGAGAATCCTTTTCACCAACAGAATTGGAGGAAGAGAATTGttaattcagggaaccccttgccgttctgtccctctgccggtcgagttcaatctttttcgcaatAAAAATGGCCGGAACATAACGCGCagcacgactccagctgccggtgctcttcagcatctctctgacaatcttgcataaagttgctgaataaagccgtcccacctttcccaagagaaaaaggtctgttcaacgtcgtccgccactccatttcaCAACACACAATCATGAGATTAATGTTCTTCActggcaaccacctctcttaagcttTCGGCCTCACGGCTTTAGATAGCTTTACTCCACTTGACaaggaggacaacggggatcacagGTGATTCTGAgatagtgcgataagcagacacaactcgcaaagctctccgcCCCTGCACTTGAGAAAGGAGTTTATGatccacctccttgtcaagaacatcagtccatacctccgcgccatagaacaAAACCGACGGCGTTGTTTCCATAAACAGAtgtctcctggtagatatagggcccccaacattcgccattagcctactCAAACCGAGACTCCGCTGCAGCCCTATACACTTCTGCTTTAATTTACTGGAAGGAGCTTATCTTCGAgtcaagcattaaaccaaggtatttaacgaCCGATATAGgaagcagggtcgggattctctttctgatcaacacgactacttcggtttttccagcgcaaagctgaaaccatgagcagtcatccatccgcttacccgtcgcatcaatatgcctgctttgcgtctgttcaacagtgcgtcggACAAGaagtctgcataaccgaccaggcacgactcttcgggcatatcgtgtctcagcagactatcgtaggaagcgttccagacaTTGACATCAACTCGTACAGGATGTCTAGGAAATAAtggtatgcagggcttccgcagagccccgattttccgagtgacaaactaatagccaagtccccacgggtcctcattcacctcgtttaGAAAGCTCTGCCAGCCGcgggctttgcttttatttatagcactgcggagtctcttttttgctgatctatattgggcctttatggcgcatgcctccttgtTGGCGTGTAAactttgtgccaaacggcggagtttatgacactccctccgtaggtcggcattttctgccgtccaccagtacatagaaggcttgtcgcggctggagctcctccggggcatggaagcctcacacgcggTCGTTACcaaattcatcactgaatttacgacgatgtCAGCTGCGAGggtaccaccccccggagcgtcctccagcgcggctctgcctgctccaagagcttcgacgaacttcccgatgttcacccacGGGACATTCctcaggcagggggagcgtcgcgttggtgctcgccggcaagtagcgtcaaccatttcgaacgctgatcacttgccgagaagtcttctaggacttgcCAGCCTTCTACCGATGAtgacagagattccgacgcaaaagtgatgttaggaatgcttcttttacaacctgggcgccaaaacgttggcgtggatccggtgtttaaaattatgaGCCCGGTTTTCGCCaccatttccaaaatccgtttccctctgaagtctgactgaggcataccccattcaagggccctggcattaaaatcaccgcctaccaggattcgtctccCCGTGCTCGAAATGGcgccctccagagcatcaagctggcGCCGAAATTCCGGCATCGTCCGGTTCGGCGTCTGgtaaacgttatccctaaacaccgaatccagacaaacccttGGCAAGAACAGGTCATCCCGAGCCCAAATGGCAGCaatgcccgataagtcgagatgtcatGACGCCGcatccctgtttcggtattgctgaCTAATTAGCGCTAGATCAGCATTTAGTTACGCATCGAATTGTGCTAGCAactgagcggttgcactctggtgcatgttaatttgtaaaatgcggatcatgccattcgcgctCTAACCCTTTCCAATTCTGCCCTGAAGattgggctcgggacggtgcccgcagtgtgtgcgacggtCTCACCAGatgcaccacgatccctgcagggGATGCAACTTTGACTTTCATTGCAGCTCtcctggccgcatctccggcatgctatcCTCCTGTCCTTGCAAATTGCTGactgtgtccatagtccagacacttgtagcacttggtgggaacCAGCCGCATTCGTACCGTGCATACTACccttccaattttgattctttcGCTGCTAAGGAATTTCTtcacatattgctcggggacttccaccacggcgagtttttggcctcgagcatttagaAAGGTggtacctatccgggcattggttacctcaggagattcacgctttatcgtctCCTAaaattcgaccttttctgtggggCAGTCAgtatcccggatttctagagagcacatgggctctaggcaggaaacaagagccttctcccctagtaaccccttgaccgctccgcagaacgtactcttgtaagttgtctttgggcccagttcgacgagaactccgcctcccctcgttttccgtatggaagacacctctgctccattgtcttcgggtttcatcctgtagcgaatttcactaaggacttccgcaaatgccttgccttccgtcgacttaattagcagagccgacggtctagtccttcttcatttcctcgtcttttctgctcagGGCTTCTGGTTTGCAACCTCCTTCTCTTTGGGCAGACGGATCTCTGGCggtgtagtcagttgtttccttttttccttcgtcgccttctttttttgggccctggaaactacttgagGCAGGTCATCCTCTTTCCGGTTTTTCTCCAATTCGCTTTGCAGTGTGCTATCTGTGGTCCATTTGGCGCAAACAGCGCTCTCAGCgaggagtgcggctgtttctgctctccaatcgtcttctgTTGCTCTCCATGTACGCCTCTAGAAGGAAATGCGATCCAATAATTAATCCAATTCCTTCAGCCCGTAGTTGACGcgtttgctgacgttcctctggaggaacgttgccgaccgcattcGCTTCACCACTCTAGCTAGGACAACGGACTGGACTTGTACCCGGTCTgtatccgaatccatctgcttagAACTAATGATTCTGACTGGACTTTTTTTCAGAACATgggcactacagggtattggagttaccatccccgcacggtcagtcgcgccacttgataaggcttcctctttatttgggcgtcccggtgTCATATTGgttatgtcagccctcgctgcctcttttgcTGATCACTGCGGTGAAcgatgcatttttgtgctgcgcccaaacgtactcagctcttcctccttccatgttatttcgtcgattttttcttgtgtgtgtgtatgtgtttctccatggaaaattcaccagcgcatcgtgtgcaagggagcaggacgcaatagtcaagaacgggtgtaTTCTCGAGGACACTACCGGCTACTACCCAGGATGCAGGTATTCTGcaagctagggggtcagaactagttactcgggcacctcggggacgtcacaccccgtatcgtaggCAACCAATGGTTGTTGCTGTGATTTCTTCAGGTTCCATGCTTTATGAGACTATGTGCTTGTCTATTTGTTTGGGCCTTCACTCTCTCCTTCGGTGATCTTCTTTCGTTCCCTGTTATGTCCAGTAATGATCGTGTTAGTCTTATTCTGTCACGTTTTGTTATACGTTTTGGTTGCCTACATCGCAGGCAGAGCTCCacagagctcaagcgtggagtccCGCTGTACAACTCAGGTGCCGTGCCTCTTAGTTGCGACAGAGGTGCTAgttaggccttgcatccactggtatgaatgccgaGCCTGcagtcagtataaaccagtaccgctgtgctagtcatggcggggctctgattgtggtccccaaatcaacccgtgtccgaagaggacccccaggactttcatgtacgTTTTGGTAGTATTGAGTCTGGTCATTTCTAGCATCTTTTCCTATCTGTTGAGAGCCAGATAGTCCTTGTATCGAGTCGGCGTTCGGAATGGAtggacggacccggcaacgacaacaggttaacgatttgcgcattttctcatggaacgtgcgctccctgtacagagatgaagcggatgaacagctagccgataccctgtcccaatatagtgcTGATATAACtgcgttacaagagatacgatggacagggaccggtttcctggcgaAGAaccgctacactatatattatagtggtcatccagtaaaccatgtgctcggagtaggtttcttagtcagccaaaaaatgaaacctgctgttatcggctttgaaaacataaacgaacggctatgcactctgcgcttgcgaggcaagtttaaaaatataagcctcattaacgttcacgcccctacagaggagactgcagagtcggagaaggataccttctacgagggagtagaacgaaccctcgaagcctgtcccagatatgatatcaaaatcatacttggggattttaacagccaagtagggaaggagcccatattcaggcgatatgttggctcccatagcttacacgaaaaaacaaatgataacggactgcgagttattcaattagcagggtcacacgaaatggttgttggaagtacctgatttgcgcggaaaatggtccacaaacatacgtgggcctctccagacgagaccactttcaaccaaattgaccacgtgttgatcgaacgccgccacctctcagccttgatgaatgtcagaacatatagggggccaatatagactcggatcactatctcgttggcatagtgctccgagcttgaataacaataccacctagaatcccctctgacaatcaggcgagagtgaacactgaagccatccacaacacaaccctccgcgacacctataagagggaaatggatgccgcaataactgcagtcaacagaggacctggacatgaagcatcaacaaatgatctggacaatcacctgaagaacgttatcatgtatacggccacaaacatacttggccccagccgcgaaaggagtcggaacggctggtttgacgatgaatgtaagctagcaacagaacggaagaatggtgcataccgagtaatgttgcattctcaaagaacgcgggcacgcgcagagacttatcccgaaccccgtcgagcggagaagcgacttcacagacgaaaaaaggaagcctgggagaaccaacgagtctgtgaactagaaaattacagttttaccaacaagtcagcaggatgacgccttatacacctcgatgctcatcctgccgagacaaagagggaaatctgatttccgacagaatgggcatattggagcgatgggttgagtactttgatgagctactgaacaaccagaacatcggcgagttggaggtcccgccaactgaagacgacggacaaatgctgccaccaccaagtttaggagaaacaattgcacatcggctaaaaaatcataagtcgccaggaaccgatggaattggttaaatatgaaggcgatcagttacaccaagtggttcatcaacttgtgctcaaggtgtgggacagcgaatcaatacctgacgattgacaacgaggtattatctgtctcatacataaaaagggagatataacacagtgcagcaattatagaggtatcacgttgctgagtaccatctataagatattctccactatcttgcttggccggatagccccatatgcccagaacatctgtggccgataccaaagaggcttcactccacgcaaatcagcaacaaatcagattttctctctgcggcaggcgatggaaaaactgttggaatatggacaacagttgcaccatctgttcatcgactttaaagccgcctatgatagcatagccagggtaaaactgtacacggccatgagagaattcggtatcccgacgaaattaataagactgactaggctgaccctgaccaatgtgcgaggccagataaaagcagcaggatcactctcaagaccattcgacatcaaaaacggtctaagacaaggggatgccctatcatgcgtcctctttaacctgaccctcgagaaagtgatccgtgatgctgatgtaaatgcaagaggtacgatcctcttcaagtccacccaactactggcctatgctgacgatatcgacatcatgggaagaaccacccgagacgtacaaactgccttcatccagatcgagcaggcggcgattggcacgagtcctcatgtattcctcggaaacttgggttcttagcaagaaaaattgcgaactgttggccgcgttcgagagaagaatcttccgaagaatttttggccccctacatgaggatggacggttccgtagcctacacaatgacgaaatctatgagcgataccatgaccgtccggttgtcgataaaatccggctcaatagcttacggtgggcgggtcacttaatccgtacggatgaggatggtcccacccggaaagtctataagggcaatatctatggtagaaaaagaagacgaggcaaaccctgcctaagatgaagcgatggcgtaggtcaggacaccaaacagcttttagggatatcgaattaatggATATAGGCTAACCACATTGATCCATCAACAATCTTTGTACATTCTATTAATCAGCTTATCTCGACTACTGGTTGAGATGGGTTTCAGGGATATCTCTTCAGCGTTCAGCTGGGAGTGTATGCTAGGTCTTGGTCTTTCAACCATCCGcaattttggttttggttttgacgTTACCATGCTATAATGGAGCAGTCTTTTCCCCATCAGCCGGACTGCTGGCTGTCCATGTCATCAATTGCGCGTGGGTGGCTCAATTCGAGCATAGGGACGGGTCCACGTGAGCTCAACAGGTAGCCACCCTGAGTGAGATGGCGACCCAATTCTGAATTCTCCCTTCCCAACTTTGCCAGGCGCTTGTGTGACGGCCCTCGGCTACTTTCTCATGTTTGTACCTATGCTAGAGTGTTGGTTTTATGGTGTGTTCCGTGTACGAACTGTGCAAAGCATTTTAAGGTGGCCAGATCCGTGTTGTTGCCTAGTGAGGTGTTTTTGGATCTGGTTTTGGGGTATTCCAaattctgagtgtaattatgcgttctttccaacgattaattatctgaaataataaaaaacttgttgtttcttttttgttggtgtggatatttattcttgcaaataccgatatttcgggaaccacttgttcccttcatcagtgctagcgTACCgctaattcaattaaaatttcttttgcaaTCATAAGTGCTTTACATTTATACGTGTTGGAATTATGAACCAGATTTTAGATCAAATTTAAAGGAAAAGgaatttggttaaaaaaatgTGTGCATTTAAAGAGAATTTGCACTTATGCATGTTGGATTTAAGTGGGCTCCACTGTATTTCTTTTAAGTATCCTAAATACATGATCGCATTCAGCTACAACTTACGATTCAACTTTAATTTACTATTAGATCTCATGTATTAGGTCTTTTATCCCATATAAAATCAAACTTATACAAAGCGGTTAGGGCAACCTGTATAAACCACAACAACTGATTACACTAGAATCCACCTTGTACACAATTGAAAACATTATTGTGAATACCCGAAACCAATGTCTCAACAGCTGACCATGGATTGTCAGATGCAATTTGTCATACACccccaaacaaaacaaactccAGCCAGGTCCGATGAGAGATTTTCACTAATAATGGCTGCGTGCTTGACAGACTCCCAAAGCGACGCATTGAGCGATTGCCTAACGGACAGCGAACTAGAGGAAGACGACGGCACATCCGAACAATTCGAATTTCCGGTGAGTAATTACGTTCCATTCACTGCTTGCTGTCGCTAACCCATCCCACTTTCAGAATAGCACGACCTGCTGGGTATGCAACGGTTACTACGGGCCCAACTTTGGCGAACCAATATGCGGCACTTGTCACGCATTCCTCTACCCAACAAACCCCAATGAGGAGCAGGAATTTGCTACGGAACTGTCAGACAACGAAGACTCCGGAAACGACGAGCCTCCATTCACGGCGGCGGACAAGGAGCGACAGGAACGCGAGGAGAAAACTGATCACGAACGTGATTTGCCCGCGCTTGAAATTCCAGGACTGCTGAATAATGATCCCTCCGAGGACGACGTGGTCCTGGTCAATGAGCGCTTTCCAATCCGACGACCCAGCCCGGCACCTCCCAGGGAACTTTCTCAATACATGGAGCTTCTCTCGGTTCCGCAAAATTTCGATAAATCAGAAATGAAAATCACTTCGCTTCCCGTCGAGGTGCTAATATCGATTTTCTCATATTTGGACGACATTTCACTGTGGAATGTGAGCGAGGTGTGCCGACAATGGAAGGGAATCCTCGAAATGAACACGACCCAGATCATGTGGCGAAAATATTTGAAGGAGCGCTGGCCACTCTTTCAGAATCTCGTCGAAGTTCCAAATTGGCTTCTGGTAAGATTCCCCACTAATCCCATCAATAGAAATATTATTCTCCATTCCCCGTTTTAGATGTACTCCTCCCTCATGTCTTCGTGCTTCTGCCGGACATGCCTCCTTCAAATGGCACTCAAATCCCCAGAGAGCGGAAGAGAGAACGCCATTCGCATGAATCGTTTGCGGTTCGAGTCACGCTCTTTGAACTACGACGCTTCGGAAGGCATCGAGGCCCTGCCACTGGACAAACACAATTCACATTGGCAAGCGACGATTTTGGGACCCGCGGGCAGTCCCTACGAAGGCGGGAAGTTCTTTCTTTACATTTATTTCCCCGATTCGTAAGTTGCCTTAATTTGAGACGAATAGCTTGGGTGGAATTACCTTGAGAACGTTCTATTTCA is a window encoding:
- the LOC119658633 gene encoding uncharacterized protein LOC119658633, with protein sequence MDCQMQFVIHPQTKQTPARSDERFSLIMAACLTDSQSDALSDCLTDSELEEDDGTSEQFEFPNSTTCWVCNGYYGPNFGEPICGTCHAFLYPTNPNEEQEFATELSDNEDSGNDEPPFTAADKERQEREEKTDHERDLPALEIPGLLNNDPSEDDVVLVNERFPIRRPSPAPPRELSQYMELLSVPQNFDKSEMKITSLPVEVLISIFSYLDDISLWNVSEVCRQWKGILEMNTTQIMWRKYLKERWPLFQNLVEVPNWLLMYSSLMSSCFCRTCLLQMALKSPESGRENAIRMNRLRFESRSLNYDASEGIEALPLDKHNSHWQATILGPAGSPYEGGKFFLYIYFPDSYPMLPPIVRFLTKILHPNVSRHGDVGIDIIQHNWSIALTVSKLLLSVQSLLTDPFTEICMEPELGVMYEHDRQRYETLARSWTWKFAMFEVIPPR